TGATTTTTCTTCTCCCCCTTACATTTGTGTTACTCTCAGATTTTCTCATTCTCTATTAAACAGATTGTTGAAAACTCATATCTCCGTCGAACAAGTTTTGTTGGATATGCGATTGTGAAATGTTAATATTATTTAGCAGAAGAAGAATTGTATGCAAGTAAATTAATCACTGTAATGGAATAAACAAGTTGTTCAGTTGAATTTCTCTGACGCCGAATGACAGATGCGTGGAATCGTGAACAATTGTGCTCATTTGGACTAATTGATGTGTGGATGACAAACTCCAGCGGCAATGGAGAAAACCCTGCATGCAATGTCATTGTTAAAACAGGGGAACAAATTTTCCGTTTTCTGCTAACGCATTGATACGAATGTAAAGTTTTCTTATACAACTTCGTTAAGGCTCGGAATTTTGGGTTTAGCTTTCCAACGGTCTTGAGTTTTACTGAAACCACAGAAGCCGCAACAGAACGAAGCGGCAAGGGTTCCTTGCGTTTTATCCCTTTCTTGTGTGTGCGTTCAATGTGTGGCTAGTCAATCGGGGCGACGGGCTAGGATTTAGTGCTTGGACGGCCAAGTAGACCAagtggatttaagtaaatttattaaatattgtataaataactacctatttatatttttttttaaaaatacataattgtattgtgatacataaattgcaaaataaaataacttaTAAATTATAACGTATTGGGATACATACTAAGTATTAAAACATAATGAGCGTTcattcaagtattcaacaagttttttacattttcttgaaaaaataaaacacaaaatgaaagttatcaatTTTTTGTACAAGTGGGAGTCACGGCCTAGGCAGGTCTAGACGGGCTAGGCGGGCGCCTGGACAAGTTAGGCAGACGTCTAATTAGGTTTATgcgtcattttttaattttcaaacgcctaagaATTAATCGTCGGGACGGTCGTCAGCCGGTTAGACGAGAATTTTAGAACAGTGCTTACATCATTCACCAAAGCTTGCTAAATTTGTTCCTCACTTCTGCATTTACAGCAACGAATTGGCAGATCTACTGATCAACATCCGCATCCCGGGAACTTGAGCGACAATTGGCATGATTCTGCAAACACCTTTTTTCATAGAGAAGCAGGTTGGTTTCACCAGACATCATTTGTTGAGATTAAATCCAACTAGTGTCACTCGGTTGCACCAAGTCCCTTGGCTGAGATTAAAGAGAGAGATTGTTAGCTCAACGTATAGCTACCAAAACTCCTTGAGAAAACATGATCATCCACCAGTAACGTGAATTTAAGAGTATTTAGCAAAGAAATAAACGAAAGATCAGGATTTGGTTGACGATATATGCCGTAATAAGCATTAAAATACAAACTGATATGTGCAACAAGCATTATCAGTTTGCACTTATTACAGAGGAACCTGCAAGAGGttcaaagaaaaattttcaGATGCCGATAAAACGCATATGGTTCTTTACAAATACCGGCAAAACAACAATGACAAAGAAAGCATGATAATCATTCCAGGTTAGTTATTACGAAAGGAGTAtggaaaatgtaaataaaattagaaaCTTAGTTTGAAGGCCGAGCAGAATAGGTAGCCCATAATTCAGGGAAGTAAAAGAACACCACACATTCCGGTcaaaagttcataaaaaaacGGATGAGAGTTTAACCTAATACTCACGCATCTGAACTAGTAAATTACCTGAAACACAAACATCCGTCAAGTTTTTCCCAATGTATCATTCAACGGCAAGGGCAGCATCGGGTTGAATGCCATATTGTGCAGCACGTTTCTGTAACTAACCAATAAAttcaaacacacaaaagaaaaacaaacaaagaattgAAACAATGTAGAGGGCTACCTTTTCATCTTAATGATGCCACACAAAGTTTAACCGGCGCAAAACCATTATGTATTACTATCGCTTTCAATTTTCATGCTTCAAGTTCCACCAGCTGAAACCGTTTAGCTTGTCAGTATTCTGTTGCAAGCTAAAACTTATACTTTAGGGCATAATCATCCAATGAAGTATTCTTTATATACTGTCTATGTTATGTATACACACATCCATATATGTAAGAATGTGCGTACATATAAATACGTGTTCACATATATGCGAGCGCAAACACACACAGAGATTGCATAAgcccaaaaaagaagaaatattaACAGCAAATCAAAACAGTATCAAAACCAATATATTAAAGCATAGTCTGTagttaatttgtaaattttaatcAATATGTTTGCTTATCTGCGAGACTGATAAAAAAACCAACGGAAGTCCAAAAGTTTTCAGATACCATCGTGAAAAAGTGAATGTATAAGATcattcatattatcaattggATATATTCAAAGAAAGATTGCTCAGAAACAATACATATATGCCTTtccaaaactaaaaaattaaatagcatAACACAATGAAATGAATAAACAGAGCCCATATACATAAAACACATAATCAACAATTATTTAACTTGAAAGAGTAGGCAAACTTTCAAAGAACGAAAAAATATACCTGCAACTGCATGCATGGCACCTGTTCCCTCAATGAAGGGGAAGAAGGTTCCAACATCACTTTAGCCGGATTTTTCTATTATACTAACTGGCCCTGCCAAAATTAGAAACCATGTCCTTTGCTAATTGACTAGCCTTTTGTATCTCCCCACATGAACAGAGCGTCGCAACTTGCTTATAGCAATCGTCAAAATCTTTAAACTGAGACCATCTCCCTCCACCACCATAATTTTCCGCCACCTTCTCTACTTTCTTCATTTCAGAAAGCTGAATATCCAAATCTGCGCCGGTGGAGGTTACAGAATTTGAAACAACTATACCAGAAGGCTCCCTGTCATAAGGCTTGTCTAATTTAAGAAATTGTTGGTGAGTATTAGGTGAACCTCTAACAGGGAAAAACATGCACCCAATTTCATTAAGGACAGTAAGTGATTCTTCGATACGGCCTTGCTCACATAAAGACGCAAGAAAACCATCTAATGAATCTGTTTCGACCTCAACATCAACTCTATTTATTAGCTCCAAAACAGACTGGGAGTTGAGCATTTCTCTCAAGATGGTTCTGGCTTCTTCCATCCTTCCCTTAGCGCATAGACCTCTTAGTAAATATaagaaacccaaaaaatcaGGTAATGTACCTTTTTCCTTGAGGTCAACAAAGAATTCAAGAGCTCCTTCTATATCACCCTTTAGACAAAAGCCATTGATTATAATACTAACAGTGAATTCATCAGGCCTGAGGGATTTTAAGTCCAATTCATAAAGAAGCTTCAAGGCATCATCCATATCTCCAATTTTGCAATAACCATCAATAATCGAGTTGTAAACATGTGTATTTGGCTTAAAGCCCTTGAGAACCATCCTCTCAAATAACTCCTTGGCATCCAGAAGAAACCCCTCTCTACGTAAGGCATCAATCAATGTAGCATATGTGATTTCCGTGGGTACCAAATTAATTCTCTCTAATGAATCAAATAGCCGAAATGCTTCAACAAGGTGGCCTTGGCGGCATAATGCATTTATAACTGAATTATAAGTGATGATATCAAGTGCCACTCCTTTATTTTTAGCAATACTACACAGATCTAATGCCTCACTGATATGTCCTCCTTTACAAAGACTATCAACCATAAGCGAATAATCAAATGCATCCAGGATAGGTAGACCATCTCCGGCCACCATGACAAGTTTATATGCATCCAAAACCCTACCAGTCTTTATAAGTGTCTTATAAAGACTAACAGGCAAAGTGACAGCTGCAGGCTTATCCTTCATTTTGTCTAGAAACCAGAAAGCATCATCAACATTCTTCAGACTTATGTAGTAAGCTAGAATCTTGCTTACCGTGGGTTCTTCTAGGCCATATTCTTTCACAAAGATGGTCAAGAAAGATTGAGTTAGCCACTCTTTCCCATCATGGATAAGACCCTCTAAAATTGAACAGTAAGTTTTGCTTGTGGCAACTGACCCTTTCCTCCTCATCGCCAAGTACACCTCGCATGCAGACTCGGGAAAACCTCTCCTGCACAAGAAGCTGATGGCATCATTGCAAACAATATCATACACTTCTGTCTTCAAACTATCAATCCGTCGAACCAAATTTATAACTCCAACTGCACTATTGTCTTCAAAAATTGCCTTCAACAGAATATTATAGATACCTACATCGAAACCTAAACCTTTCCCACTGAGTTCAATAAATACCTCTGTGGCCATATCTACCATTCCCTGCTTACAGAGCGAACTGATAATACAATTATAACATGCAACGGAGGAACCTAGTGTCCTTCTGAACTCATCAAATACCTCAAGTGCCTCATCCATTCTACCAACTTTACAGTACCCATCAATCATTGTACAATATGTACTGGAATCTGCAACCAAACCCTTCTCTGGCATTCCCTTGTATAGTATATAAGCATCGTCAAATGCCCCCACCATGAACAGTGCTTTGATAAGTATGTTACACATAACAACATCCATGTAGACTCCGGCTTCCTCCAATCTCCTCTTCGTTTCAAGAATCCCCGTGATATTTTCTTCCTCAATATATCCATGTAGCAGCGTACTGTATGTAATTGTATCTCCAAGTATACCCTTTGAGATCTCATCAGCCTCGCATGTCCTCCCAAATTTGCATAATCCATTAATTACAGTATTGTATGTGACAATGCTTGGATTAATCCCCCTCTCCTCCATTTTATGTAGCAAATCAAAAACATCATCGAGATCTCCTCTCATGCAAGACCCGTGAATTAAAGTTGCATACATGAATTCATCAACTACAATTCCCAAATCTTCAACCATCTTGAAAATAGCAAATGCCTCCTCcattttccctttcttgcaaAACCCCAACAGGATGGCAGTATACGTGATCAAATTGGGTTCTAACCCATCTTTCCTCATCTTTATTACAATACCAAGCGCTTTTTCCACATCTCCTAGCTTGGAAAACCCATCTATCATAATACTATGGCTAATTATATCAGGTCTTATGCCTTCGTCTACCATCTTTCTATTCTTCTGAAATACCTCCATTAAGACCCCTTCCGAAATATAACCACAAATCCAACTACTGAAGAAAACAACATCAAATGCCCAACCTCTCTTCTCAACCCTACAAACCAAATCACAAACCTCATTAACTCTACCCAATTTACAAAGAGCACCTGCAAGTGCTGTATAAGTCACAACATTAGGCTCTAAAGCTCCCGAATCCACAGCATTCTTGAAAAACTTGACTGCGATTTCCGGCTTCCCAATCTTACAAAACCCGGAAATTACTGAACTAGAAACAAAATTATCAAAAGGATACTTAACTTTCTCATCAGTCATCAACTCCAGCACCTCAATTGCCTTGCTCATATCCCCCTGATTGCTAAACGAACGAATTAACGAGCAAAAAgtgaaagaagaaggaaaaatacCGTAGCTCCCCAAGCAATCCCGCAACACCAACAAAGCCTTCTCGGGGTCTTTCCGGTTGACACATAGGCCTTGAATCAGAGAGTCCCACATCCGATTCCGCCGCAAACTCGAAGCTTGGACCATCCGGGTCCTCATAAAATGCTCTGCTTCTTCATATTTCTGCAAATTTAGGAGAGCGCAGGTGAGAATTGCGTGCGTTTGGGCGCTGCCTTTGATTTGGTTGGACTCCATTTGGGAGAAGAAGTGGACGAGGGTGTCGAACCGGCGGGTtcgagagaggaagagaaggaaTTGGACGATGGATTTGAGAGTGGGAGAGAAGCCGCTTTTGAGCAGAGTTTGAAGAGGTGGTGGTTCTGGGAGGTTGGTTCGGCAaggagatgaagaagaagagaaggatcGGACTAGTTTGGTGTGGAAGATTGAGGAGAAGAAGATTATCATTATTTGGGaatttcttgaatttgtttgctgctgctgcttcccCTCGAAGCGTTGAGTGGGGGAGTTGAGTTCGAAAGCTAACCAAACATGCGAAAAATTGTTCCATGGTGCTGCGCGGTGACGCTAATGAGCCTATGAGCATTGGGTTGCCTCGTTAGTCGTTAGGGTGGGCATAATCCGTGAAACCGAATTAAACCGTgacaaaataaattgtaaaaaatatGTTGATTAAAAAAAGTTAATATAGGTTTAAGAAACGAATTGAATCGTTTTGACCgatttcggttttggtttttagGTTGAAAGAACCGTTCAGAACCGTTTATataaataatcaattaaaattaacagTTGTATGATTAAAAAGATGTTATTTATATATGAATTTATATGTACTTGTTGTGCCTTCATATCGCGTGTCGCAGTATTCGTGTCCACCGGTGCAACTTAGGGTTCCACAACCAAGGAGtacccaaaatttcaaaattgggCCTAATCTCAACTTGGACCAGTGGACTGTCTCTTCAAGGTCAGCATTTCATCCCTCCACTCATTCCCACTTTTTCTCAGCTCCCAAGCCACCCGTACAAGTAGAAAAAGTTCCTCAGAAAATATGACTAACACCAGCTCCATTCTTTCCCCAAATCCGTTAATTCGGTTGAAAATCCAAATCCCACCCAAATTTCGCGCCAGAAAGTTCCCCACAAATTTCTTACCAGTCTCCGCTCGTCTCGACGATTCCAAAAGCACCTCCACGGACCCCCAACTCAACCTCTCCGTGCTCCGCTTCACACTCGGTAACTCTctcgctctctttctctctctttctctggaCTGAGATTTCGATTGTGATGGATTGATGGGTTTTGGGTAGGAATACCTGGGCTGGACGAATCCTACTTACCAAGATGGATTGGATATGGGTTCGGTTCGCTTTTGATTTTGAACCATTTTGTTGGTTCCACTGCAACCCCAGCACAGCTTGTAAGAGAATGAAACGTTTTTTCTTGTGTTGGAAATGTTTCAGTTTGTgttggattttattttaatttttgtgggtttgtgtgttttttgttgggttttcgGATAGAGGACGGAGGCTTTGGGTCTGTCTTTGGCTGCATTCTCTGTCGCACTTCCCTATCTTGGAA
This Pyrus communis chromosome 6, drPyrComm1.1, whole genome shotgun sequence DNA region includes the following protein-coding sequences:
- the LOC137737213 gene encoding pentatricopeptide repeat-containing protein At5g57250, mitochondrial, which produces MIIFFSSIFHTKLVRSFSSSSSPCRTNLPEPPPLQTLLKSGFSPTLKSIVQFLLFLSRTRRFDTLVHFFSQMESNQIKGSAQTHAILTCALLNLQKYEEAEHFMRTRMVQASSLRRNRMWDSLIQGLCVNRKDPEKALLVLRDCLGSYGIFPSSFTFCSLIRSFSNQGDMSKAIEVLELMTDEKVKYPFDNFVSSSVISGFCKIGKPEIAVKFFKNAVDSGALEPNVVTYTALAGALCKLGRVNEVCDLVCRVEKRGWAFDVVFFSSWICGYISEGVLMEVFQKNRKMVDEGIRPDIISHSIMIDGFSKLGDVEKALGIVIKMRKDGLEPNLITYTAILLGFCKKGKMEEAFAIFKMVEDLGIVVDEFMYATLIHGSCMRGDLDDVFDLLHKMEERGINPSIVTYNTVINGLCKFGRTCEADEISKGILGDTITYSTLLHGYIEEENITGILETKRRLEEAGVYMDVVMCNILIKALFMVGAFDDAYILYKGMPEKGLVADSSTYCTMIDGYCKVGRMDEALEVFDEFRRTLGSSVACYNCIISSLCKQGMVDMATEVFIELSGKGLGFDVGIYNILLKAIFEDNSAVGVINLVRRIDSLKTEVYDIVCNDAISFLCRRGFPESACEVYLAMRRKGSVATSKTYCSILEGLIHDGKEWLTQSFLTIFVKEYGLEEPTVSKILAYYISLKNVDDAFWFLDKMKDKPAAVTLPVSLYKTLIKTGRVLDAYKLVMVAGDGLPILDAFDYSLMVDSLCKGGHISEALDLCSIAKNKGVALDIITYNSVINALCRQGHLVEAFRLFDSLERINLVPTEITYATLIDALRREGFLLDAKELFERMVLKGFKPNTHVYNSIIDGYCKIGDMDDALKLLYELDLKSLRPDEFTVSIIINGFCLKGDIEGALEFFVDLKEKGTLPDFLGFLYLLRGLCAKGRMEEARTILREMLNSQSVLELINRVDVEVETDSLDGFLASLCEQGRIEESLTVLNEIGCMFFPVRGSPNTHQQFLKLDKPYDREPSGIVVSNSVTSTGADLDIQLSEMKKVEKVAENYGGGGRWSQFKDFDDCYKQVATLCSCGEIQKASQLAKDMVSNFGRAS